A single genomic interval of Musa acuminata AAA Group cultivar baxijiao chromosome BXJ3-4, Cavendish_Baxijiao_AAA, whole genome shotgun sequence harbors:
- the LOC103981512 gene encoding pentatricopeptide repeat-containing protein At2g15690, mitochondrial, which translates to MLAVNLFKLRLPGFPLPLLTSLKVTHAHSQTVAIRCLSSSYIAPNSFQRHPPPPPTHGPRPSGPYSYPQDHRNPNRWPPQNQHHQRPPPPFDSHPTAGGRYPPFAGRPPVDTGRPPVADVPPPPLAAPPPGPIDLVALAQEGKLKEAVDLLNQGVLPDPPTFFDLIASCSDSKHLDELKKIYDFFFRSPFRADLQINNKLLEMFSKCGSMIDARRVFDRMPDRTMDSWHLMIDGYAVNNLGDDGLQMFEQMRKVGVCPNGSTFLSVLAACASAEAVEEGFIHFDAMHKENGIPPQVEHYIGLIEVLGKSGHLNEAMEFIEKLPFEPPVAVWEAMMNLARAQGDVDLEDCAAELMTFLDPSKILPSKIPTPTAKRRSGLNMLDGRNKLGESRLPPKIEKKVVKEQVYVPDTRYVLHDIDQEAKEQALLYHSERLAIAYGLISTPARTPLRIIKNLRICGDCHNAIKIMSRIVGRELIVRDNKRFHHFKDGKCSCGDYW; encoded by the coding sequence ATGCTGGCCGTCAATCTCTTCAAGTTACGCCTCCCTGGTTTCCCCTTGCCTCTCCTCACGTCCCTGAAGGTCACGCATGCCCACTCGCAAACCGTCGCCATCCGATGCCTCAGTTCCTCCTACATCGCCCCCAATAGCTTCCAGAGGCACCCTCCTCCGCCGCCAACTCATGGTCCACGTCCCTCCGGTCCCTATTCCTACCCGCAAGACCACCGGAATCCAAACCGCTGGCCGCCCCAGAATCAGCACCACCAACGCCCGCCACCACCCTTCGATAGTCATCCCACTGCGGGCGGCCGCTACCCTCCCTTTGCCGGGCGCCCTCCCGTCGACACCGGCCGTCCCCCGGTGGCCGATGTTCCGCCGCCCCCTCTTGCTGCCCCTCCTCCGGGACCCATCGACCTCGTTGCCCTTGCCCAAGAAGGAAAGCTCAAGGAAGCTGTTGATCTGTTGAACCAGGGCGTCCTCCCTGACCCTCCTACCTTCTTCGACCTTATCGCCTCCTGCTCCGACTCAAAGCATCTCGATGAACTGAAGAAGATTTATGATTTCTTCTTTCGATCCCCTTTCCGTGCCGACCTCCAAATCAACAATAAGCTACTGGAAATGTTCTCAAAGTGTGGTAGTATGATTGATGCCCGCCGGGTGTTCGATCGGATGCCTGACCGAACCATGGACTCTTGGCATTTGATGATCGATGGGTATGCGGTGAATAACCTGGGTGACGATGGATTACAGATGTTTGAGCAGATGAGGAAGGTTGGGGTGTGCCCCAACGGAAGTACCTTCCTTTCCGTCTTAGCCGCTTGTGCCAGTGCCGAGGCAGTGGAAGAGGGCTTTATTCATTTTGATGCCATGCATAAAGAAAACGGGATACCACCACAGGTCGAGCATTATATTGGTCTGATCGAAGTCCTCGGCAAGTCAGGCCACCTTAACGAAGCAATGGAATTCATCGAGAAGCTACCATTTGAACCACCAGTAGCTGTCTGGGAAGCGATGATGAACTTGGCTCGGGCTCAGGGCGATGTAGATCTTGAGGACTGTGCTGCGGAGCTCATGACTTTCTTGGATCCTTCAAAGATTCTTCCGTCCAAGATTCCAACCCCTACAGCCAAGAGGCGATCCGGCTTAAACATGCTGGATGGGAGGAACAAGCTAGGGGAGTCCCGGTTGCCCCCAAAGATCGAAAAGAAGGTGGTGAAGGAGCAAGTGTATGTGCCTGACACTAGGTATGTGCTCCATGACATTGATCAGGAGGCCAAGGAACAGGCATTGCTCTACCACAGCGAGAGGCTGGCAATTGCTTATGGGCTGATAAGCACGCCGGCTAGGACGCCGCTTCGGATCATCAAGAATCTCAGGATATGCGGTGACTGTCACAATGCAATCAAGATCATGTCTAGGATCGTCGGGAGGGAGCTCATTGTTCGGGACAATAAACGGTTTCACCACTTCAAGGATGGGAAGTGCTCTTGTGGAGATTACTGGTGA